The Candidatus Dechloromonas phosphoritropha genome includes a region encoding these proteins:
- a CDS encoding DUF4212 domain-containing protein, which translates to MSNSIHATKELQAYWKENLTLISILLIIWFAVSYGCGILIANQLDAYHIGGFPLGFWFANQGSLITFVVLIWVYVWKMDRLDIKYGVEEK; encoded by the coding sequence ATGTCTAATTCCATTCATGCAACAAAGGAACTACAGGCGTACTGGAAGGAAAACCTGACCTTGATCAGTATTCTTCTGATCATCTGGTTCGCGGTGTCGTACGGGTGCGGCATCCTGATCGCCAATCAACTCGATGCCTATCACATCGGCGGCTTCCCGCTCGGTTTCTGGTTCGCCAATCAGGGATCGCTGATCACCTTCGTCGTTCTGATCTGGGTTTACGTGTGGAAAATGGACCGGCTCGACATCAAATACGGCGTCGAAGAAAAATGA